A DNA window from Mastomys coucha isolate ucsf_1 unplaced genomic scaffold, UCSF_Mcou_1 pScaffold21, whole genome shotgun sequence contains the following coding sequences:
- the Gpr152 gene encoding probable G-protein coupled receptor 152, translated as MDTAVETNLGAAGYGPRTELSDEDYYPQGSWDTVFLVSLLLLGLPANGLMAWLAGSQARHGAGTRLALLLLSLALSDFLFLAAATFQILEIQHGGHWPLGTAACRFYYFLWGVSYSSGLFLLTALSLDRCLLALCPRWYPGRRPARLPLWVCAGVWVLATLFSVPWLVFPEAAVWWYDLVICLDFWDTEELPLRMLEILGGFLPFLLLLVCHVLTQATACRTCCGQQPRRMACHGFARVAKTILSAYVVLRLPYQLAQLLYLAFLWDVYPGYLLWEALVYSDYLILLNSCLSPFLCLAASADLRALLRTVLSSFAAAVCEERPGSFTPAEPQTQVASEGLTLPGPTAESQSRLDPVVQPQLNPSVQLQSDSVVQPEVSPSVQPQSGSVVQPTVDSQIQPPLDTVVQLEVNPLTQPQLNPMAQPQVHPSTQPQSNYVVQPHVDSLTQSQVDPVALPQSSTEAQTLACEAESASNPGEENFPSPSPDLTPGAPENLNRPAVPQEESPSNASPKEAPSAGPT; from the coding sequence ATGGACACTGCTGTGGAAACCAACCTGGGCGCTGCTGGCTACGGTCCCCGCACAGAGCTCAGTGATGAGGACTACTACcctcagggcagctgggacacAGTCTTTCTGGTGTCTTTGCTGCTCCTGGGACTGCCAGCCAATGGGCTGATGGCATGGCTGGCTGGCTCACAGGCCCGGCACGGGGCTGGCACAAGATTGGCCTTGCTCCTGCTCAGCCTTGCCCTCTCTGACTTCTTATTCCTGGCAGCAGCGACTTTCCAAATCCTGGAAATCCAGCATGGAGGGCATTGGCCACTGGGCACTGCGGCCTGCCGCTTCTACTACTTCCTGTGGGGTGTGTCCTATTCCTCCGGCCTCTTCCTGTTGACAGCGCTCAGCCTGGACCGCTGCTTGCTGGCACTGTGCCCACGATGGTACCCCGGGCGCCGTCCAGCCCGCCTGCCCCTCTGGGTGTGTGCTGGGGTCTGGGTGCTGGCCACACTCTTCAGTGTGCCCTGGCTGGTGTTCCCTGAGGCTGCTGTCTGGTGGTATGATCTGGTCATCTGCCTGGACTTCTGGGACACTGAGGAGCTGCCTCTGCGGATGCTTGAGATCTTGGGAGgcttcctgcccttcctcctgCTGCTGGTCTGCCACGTGCTCACCCAAGCCACTGCCTGCAGGACCTGTTGTGGGCAACAGCCCAGGCGCATGGCCTGCCACGGCTTTGCCCGCGTGGCCAAGACCATTTTGTCAGCCTATGTGGTCCTGAGGCTACCTTATCAGCTGGCACAGCTGCTCTATCTGGCTTTCTTATGGGATGTCTACCCTGGGTACCTGCTCTGGGAAGCCCTGGTCTATTCTGACTACCTGATCCTGCTTAACAGCTGCCTGAGCCCCTTCCTATGCCTGGCAGCCAGTGCTGACCTCCGGGCCCTGCTGCGCACTGTGCTCTCCTCCTTTGCAGCTGCTGTCTGTGAGGAACGACCTGGAAGCTTCACACCTGCCGAGCCCCAGACCCAGGTAGCCTCTGAGGGCTTGACTCTGCCAGGACCAACAGCCGAAAGCCAGTCAAGGTTGGATCCCGTGGTCCAGCCTCAGCTGAATCCTTCTGTCCAGCTACAGTCAGATTCTGTGGTCCAGCCTGAGGTGAGCCCCTCGGTCCAGCCACAGTCAGGTTCTGTGGTCCAGCCTACGGTGGACTCCCAGATCCAGCCACCATTGGATACTGTGGTTCAACTTGAGGTGAACCCTCTGACCCAGCCACAGTTGAATCCCATGGCTCAACCTCAAGTACATCCCTCAACCCAACCACAGTCAAACTATGTGGTCCAGCCTCACGTGGACTCCCTGACCCAGTCACAGGTGGATCCTGTAGCCCTGCCACAGTCAAGCACAGAGGCCCAGACCCTTGCCTGTGAGGCTGAGTCAGCCTCTAACCCTGGtgaggaaaacttccctagcccATCCCCAGATCTCACTCCTGGGGCCCCCGAGAACCTAAACAGACCAGCTGTTCCCCAGGAAGAAAGCCCTAGCAATGCATCCCCCAAAGAAGCCCCCAGTGCAGGACCTACTTGA
- the LOC116103318 gene encoding calcium-binding protein 4, with amino-acid sequence MATEHSVQLVPGSQKIPKGVESPRSAAEGPALTRRRSKKESWRSGSQKASSGDQSSSQGSEASGSSKNSPRTKVGQEGPSSAPAGQASHRQSHRHRSDPQQDAAQRTYGPLLNRMFGKDRELGPEELEELQAAFEEFDTDQDGYIGYRELGDCMRTLGYMPTEMELLEVSQHVKMRMGGFVDFEEFVELISPKLREETAHMLGVRELRIAFREFDKDRDGRITVAELRQAAPALLGEPLEGTELDEMLRDMDLNGDGTIDFDEFVMMLSTG; translated from the exons ATGGCAACAGAGCACAGTGTACAGCTGGTTCCTGGCTCCCAGAAGATCCCTAAAGGAGTTGAATCTCCTAGGAGTGCTGCTGAGGGCCCTGCCTTGACCaggagaaggagcaagaaggAGAGTTGGCGCTCAGGGTCCCAGAAAGCCAGTTCTGGGGACCAGTCCTCTAGCCAGGGCTCTGAGGCCTCAGGAAGCAGCAAGAACTCCCCAAGAACCAAAGTGGGGCAGGAGGGACCATCCTCAGCACCTGCCGGGCAAGCCTCTCACCGACAGTCCCACCGACACCGTTCTGACCCCCAGCAGGATGCTGCCCAAAGGACTTATGGGCCCCTGCTCAACCGCATGTTTGGAAAG GATCGTGAACTGGGCCCTGAGGAGTTAGAGG AGCTCCAGGCTGCTTTTGAGGAGTTTGACACTGACCAGGATGGCTACATCGGCTACCGGGAGCTAGGAGACTGCATGCGGACGCTGGGCTACATGCCCACGGAGATGGAGCTCCTAGAGGTGTCCCAGCACGTGAAGATGCGCA TGGGGGGCTTTGTGGATTTTGAAGAGTTTGTGGAGCTGATAAGCCCAAAGCTGAGGGAGGAGACAGCTCACATGCTGGGTGTGCGGGAGCTACGAATCGCCTTCCGAGAG TTTGACAAGGACAGGGATGGACGGATCACAGTGGCGGAGCTGCGGCAGGCAGCACCAGCTCTGCTGGGGGAACCACTAGAGGGCACTGAACTGGATGAGATGTTGCGAGACATGGACCTCAATGGGGATGGCACCATAGACTTTGACG AGTTTGTAATGATGCTATCTACAGGCTGA